TCTCCTAATAAGGCTTGAGTTTCTGCTAACCAAGCCGTTTCACTGGGCGGTGAAAAATCAGGGTTGAGTGAGGACTTGTTTTTTTCAGTTTTTTGTTGAATAGCAGCTTGATAGGCTTGCTTATAATGAGCAATGGCGGCTTCCAATTGATTTTGTTGTTGTAACCCTTGGGCTAACCGTTGATGAGCAACAATTTGCTGAGGATCACGGTCTAATACCTGACGATAACAAATCATTGCTTGAGTCATTTGCCCCCGTTTCCAGAGGGCATTTCCTAAGCTGAGATAATCCTTTAATGTGGCTTTTTCTGGGGCTAATTGTAGGGCTTCATACATACAATCTTCGGCATTTTCTGAACGTCCTAATGTTTGCCAAAGATGAGATAATTGATGATAGGCTTGGGCTTGGGGTTGAATTATAATTGCTTTTTGATAACAGGCGATCGCTTGTTGCCATTGTTGATCTTGGGCAAAAATATCACCTAATTCTAAATACAATTCTTCATTCTTGGGTTGCAAAGAAATAGCTTTTTGATAACACTGTTTGGCTTTTTCCAGCTTTTCCTGTTTAATAAATACTTTGGCTAATAGTTTATAAACAGCAATATCTTGGGGACTTTTTTGTAAAAGTTGCTGACATAAACGCAGACAAGATTCATATTGTTGTTGAGTATAATATTCTTGTGCTTGTTGCATTGAAATAGATTCATTAACGGCATTTTTTGGAGTAGAGACTTCAGAAATAATATTAGCAGAACGCATTGGGCTGGCGAGAATTGGTTGAGGGGGTAAATTACCTGCCATTAATAATAAAACTTGCCGATAGTCAGAATTTCCAGCCACACCTTTATGATGATGTAAAAGAGCTTGAGTTAAATTTTGTAATGCTAATAGTAACCGAGGATTTAATTCCAAGGCTTGATGATAGCAAGAAACAACATCTTCCCATTTTCCTTGAGCAACTAATACCTTTCCTAAACTATTATAAGATTCAAAGGATTTGGGATTAAGCTTAATAGCTTGTTGATAAAAACTTTCAGCATCTGCCCATTTTCCTTGTGCTGCGAATAGTTCTCCTAAATTGTGATACACTTCAACCGGGTTAGAATTTCCCTCAAGAGCTTGACGATAACAGGTTTCGGCTTGATTAATTTTGCCTTGACGGAATAGAATATTACCCAGGGAAAGATGTTCTTCTGGTTTAATATTTTCTGGTTCTAAACTAAAGGCTTGATACCAACAGGAAGCAGCTATTTCGGGTTTACCAATTTTACTCCAAACTTTTCCTAAGTTTCGGTGAGCTAGAGCTAAATTGGGTTGTAATTTAATCGCTTTTTGATAGGAACGAATTGCCAACTTCCAGTATTTAAGTTGAGCGTATAAATTCCCTAAATTACCATGAGCAACGGCTTCATTTGGTTTCAGATTAACAACATTTTGATACCATTTAAGAGCTTCTTCGGGTTGACCTAAGCCTTGTAAAGCTTTTCCTAAAAGGTGATAAGCATCAACGGTATTGGGATCGAGTTCAATTACTCGTTTACATTCTTGAACTACCTGCGGATAGTCTTTTTGTTCAAAGTAAGTTTCAGCCGTTTTTAAAGTGATTTCTATTTCAAGTAAATCAGATTCTTCAACCATTATATTCTCTTGTTTAGAGAGACGAAATAAATCTAAGGAAGTTAACCGATTTCCTAAATTATTAGTTATTTTTGATTCTCGTACTGATGATTCTTCGGAAAAACTATTGCGGTTTTTATTGTAAGAAGTAGTAACCATGTTAGCTCTGGAACTCCCTTGATAAGTTTGCTGTTCAATCTGTTGTAAATCTAACGAAATTATTGCAGTATCTATTAAGTCTATTTTGGGTTTTATTAAAGAGGGTTTATGCCTCTCCTTTGGTTTCCCTCTCGCTTTAACTGGACTAGAATCAGAGTAAATTTGAGTTTGATCTTGGAGATTAGGATCTAGAATTTTTAAGATTTTTTCTAAAGTGTTTATTTTGACATAAATATCCTCGATTAATGGAGATTGATACATTAACTGTCGCAAGGGATAACAGGGAAATTCTTTTCCTGTAATGTAATAATGTTTCAGTCCTAATTGTTGACTAATTACCCAGTAATAGTGACGAATATAATGGGGAGATACTAATTCAATTACAATGGTTTCAGGACGACAAAACATTAAATTTGTTAATCCTGCACCATGAGGAGTAATAATGACTTTAGCATGAGCAAATAAACAAGCTTGTTCTTCAACCGATAAAGTTTCTAATTCAACGGGAACAACCCCCCATTCACTCACATAAGCAATCACATCATTTTCATTAAGAATTTGCCGATATTTGGCTTGATTTCGGCGAATAAAAATTCGCTCTGGATAGTTATTTTTAGAGGAACTAAGAGCCGATGAAAACAACTGACGATGAAAGTTGATAATTTCAGGTGTTACCCATCCCACTGACCCGGTAAAGGAAGGAATAATTAATTGTTTTGCTTGAATATAAGGATGGCGATCGCTTTCTATAATTTTAGATTCAGAAATTCCTAACTTTTGTAATGTTTCTCGCTGAAAGGGAGCTTTAATACTATTCACTAAAAACCAATCAATCGATTGCCAATCCGGTTTTTCTTGTTGTAAAATAGCAAAGCGGGGTAAAATATCAACCATCCAATGAAAATACACATTTCCTGATAATCCAGATAATACAGCGACGGAACCGGAAATTTTTTCTAAAGGAGGAAATTCTTCTAAAGAAAAGATTTGATGTTGCTTCCAATCAATTGTTTCACATCCGGGTAAGGGAGTGGGATAAAATCGGGATAAATCCGTTAAAAGTTCATTTTTGGAGTTGAGAATCGCGATCGCATTACAAACATTCCACCAACTTTTTTGAGGAGCTATCCAAGCTTTTCCATGAGGAATAATTGTAATAGATGGAGGTGGAGATTCCCAAGGAATATCTTGAGGTTGAGAACAGTCATAGATTCCTTCTGCTAACCGAGTAGGCTTTAAACGTTTAAACACTCGATTTAAACAAATCGGACAGTCTAAACCCTGACAGTTAGGATGGGTAGGCTCAGATTGATGAAAATCAGCAGAAAATTTAATCTTCAAATTTGATAACTTGTGTTTTTTATGATCTAATTTTTGTTGTTCTAATACCTCAGTTAACTGTTGATAAATTTCGGGTTGATCAGGATTAATCCCCAAAGCTTTATGATAATAAATAGCCGCACTAACTAGGTCTTTTTTATGAATAAAACACTGCGCTAATTTTAAATAAGGAGCAATCCCATCTGGATCAGCTTGAATAGATTTTTGATAATAATATTCGGCTTGAGGATAATTTCGATACTCGGCTAAAGTATTTCCGAGATGAAAGTTAATTTTAGCAAAATATTGATTAACTTCCTTTGATTGGGGATTGTGTTGTAACGCTTGGATGAATTTTACACAGGCGATTCTGGCTTGATCAAGTTCGTCATCACCGTCTAAATATTCAACACTTTGACAATAGGCAGTAATAAAGGGTTGTTCTAATTCAATAATTGTTTTAAAATGAAGCATCGCTTCAGAAAGTTGATCCTGCTGTAACAGTGAAGCAGCACATTCACTATGAGCCGTAATTGATTCGGGTTCAAGCTGAATCAGTTGTTTAAAATATTGAATAGCAACGGTGTGTAAGCCTTGCTTTTGAAAGGCTTTTCCTACATTTAAGTAAGCTTCTTTTAAATCCGGTTGCAGTTGAATTGCTTGCAGATAACCTGCGATCGCAGCATCAATATTGCCCTGTTTAAAGTAAGTATGGGCGAGGTTATGATGTAGTTTAGCAGAATCAGGGAAAAGGGCTAAACCTTGATTAAAGACTTGAATTGCTTCTGACAAATTCTCTTTCTGAACCCAAATTAATCCTAAATTAATATAGGCATTAATTCTTTGAGGATTCAGTGCGATCGCCCTTTGATAATTTTCTAAAGCGGCATCGATTAATTCTTGCTTTTGTAGAGCAACGGCTAAATTATAATATCCTAAATCTGAATTAGGATCTTGAACAATTTCTTGTTGATAACGTTCAATTTCTCTCTCTAACGGTGGATCTAAAATGGCTATTGATAGAGGTAAAATAGGGTTGTCATTAGAGGGAGATATTTGCTTTTTCTGAGTCAGATTTGCATCAGAAGATAGCAATAGATGGGGTTTGTCTGATAATCTGGTAGTGTTAACGGAACGATTGTTAATCATGGGAAATAGAATCAGCACAAAAGGATCGATTTTTGCTTAAATTAAGCGGAAGTTATCATCACTGAGATTCAAGTTAGTACCCATTTGAATCACAGGTGTTGCTTGTCCTTGTTGATCGAGGTAATACAATGTTCCGGTTACATTGTCATAGACAAGGTTGTCATTACCCGCAACTAAAGAATTGTTGGGATTAAAATTGGCAATGACAGTCAATTCTCCCGACTGAAGAGAACCGTCTGTTTGTGTACTAATAGCATTAAATAAATTTGCATCTAGGAAAATCTCGTCTTCTGAGACATTAAAATCAGTGAGGGTATCTAATCCAAATACTTTTGTAATACTATTGGGTGTTGATTCGCCTGTAAAGACAAAACTGAATGTATCTGCACCTAAACCGCCAATTAAACTGTCATTTCCTTTATCTCCACTCAGGTAGTCATTCCCATCTCCACCGATGATAGTATCTTGGCCCTTACCCCCATACAAGGTGTCATTGCCTTCTCCACCCATTAGGCTATCCTGGCCTTCACCACCATAGATGAAATCATTTCCTACCCCGCCGGAAACAACATCATCACCCAGATCTCCATATAATAAGTCATCGCCTTCTCCCCCATCTACAGTGTCATTATCTTTTCCGGCGTAGACGGTATCATTACCAGAGCCTGCAATAATAGAATCAGCGCCTTGATTACCAAACAAAACATCATTGCCATCCCCACCAAAAATCAGGTCATCTCCTTCATCTCCAAAGATGAAATCATCCCCACCACCACCATCAATGGTGTCGTTTCCTTTGCCAGCATAGATGGTGTCATTCCCATCTTCTCCGTATAGTTTATCGTTACCTTGGAAGGCTAGAATAACATCATCTTCATCTCCAGCGCAGGCTCCATCATCCTCATTACCCAGGACGATCTGATCACTGCCCAGAGAACCAATCAGATTGTTAGATTTATCGATAAAGCCTTCTATAATGAACCCACCATCTTTCGACTCAGGATCGGTTTTTATAAGAGCGGGCTCCGTTGGATTTTGACAGGGTAAAGACATAGTAACAACCTAGCTTGTGATGATGGGGTAATAAAGCCACAGGTTCTTGGAGTTGAAATCTCGACCACTTAAAGTTTCAACCCCAAGCCTTTTAGGTAGGGGCTGGAGAAAAATCAGAGACAAGCTTACAAACTTGTAATACTTGAGAGAGCAAATTATGAATATCACAATTGATTCGGTGTTTTTTTGGATGTTACAGTTGTAAAGCAACTCTTGATTCCTCTTGCACCTTAAGTGTTTGAGATCTCAGGTTTAAGTTGCCTGAAAACTACTATCCCTACATACCAGTATCCGAAGAATTGTCCGGATTGATCCGCAAATAAATTCTCTGAATAAATACTGATAAATTCTCTGGAGCAATAACTCCGTAGGGATGCCTCGAAATCGTTGGTAAAATCTGTTACAAAACGAAGAATAATCTTAACAAATTAAGAATTATTCATCAGAAATCCGTTAGCATAAGGTATTCTATTTCTGGAAAATCTTCCCTATCTGTGGGGATAGGAGAAGTTAAGCATCAAGGACTCATGAACCGGATTTAATATGAAAATAAAATTAATTTTTTCTTAACTTAGCTGTAAAAATATTGACACAAAGATTTGACCCTAACCTGAATAATACTCGACACAAAAATCAGGATAAGGAAACTCAGAATTGGTATTTTTTTTGCCTTTAACCCTATTATTCCCGGCAATGGTTTCTGAAATTAATTTTTGAGTTGATTCTGAGATCGTGGCAGATGGGATCTCACCAACGCCTACCGTTAGACGTAATAATTCCCAATTAGTTCCCTAATCATGATCAAATAGTAGAGACGTTAAATTGAACCTCTCTACTGAATACCGATTTAAACAGACATTAAAGGATTTAACCAATATAAAATCTGTTTTTTAAGTTGATTCAAATCTTGATAAACCGCTTGTTTCATCCATTGACCAATGGCATCGAAGGGGGTAAAGGTTTCTCCCACTGACCAGCTAACATTTTGACCGAGGGGAGTTTGATGATCTCCGTTGAGTTTTTGCAAGGTTGTTAACCCTGGAAACCGTTGATCTAAAATTTGATGTAAGTTAGAAGTTTGATCAATTGTGTCTTTAGAGAATTTAATTAAAAGATTTCGTCGAATTTGATAGCGATCGCCCACTAAACGGTTTGTTTCTTCAGGAGAGGGAGTAAATTCTACAGCCATCACTTGAGAAAGTTGTTCAACTAAGGGAATCGATTGACGGGCGGCATAATTATTAAATGACATTAAAACATTTCCCGATCTTTCTATGGGAAATAACGAACCGATTAATAAATGAACTTTACACCCCATACTATGTCCTAATCCATAAATGGGTAAACCTCGCCGTTTTAATAATTGCCGATCATATAAATCTTCTAAACCATCTTCAAATGTCCATAAAACCTCTTGAGCAATAGTTGTATGATCGAGGGTATTTACAAAAGGAGTCGCAACAATTGCATAACCTTGCTGTGCTAATTCTTCTAATAAGCAACGATAGGTTAAATGCGGTGCTGTTGCCACAAATGCCCCGCCCAAAAAATGCACTATAGCTTGAGGACGCGGAGGAATTAAAACCCAATTTCCTGAAATAAAAAGCCAGTCCATTTAATCTTTTACAATTGTTGTTTTGACATAAAATTAATACCCTCTACGAGCAGAATTTTAACTCTGTTATAGAGGGATTTATACTAATTATACCTAAATTTCGGGATTTTGGGTAAATCTAATTATTCTTTACTTCGATGAGATTTTGCCAGCATTTGTGCAGCGAAGACACCGCCGATAAATCCAAATAAATGCCCTTGCCAAGAAATCCCATATTGTGAGGGTAAAACACCCCAAATTAAGCCTCCATACAGCCAACCTACCAGTAAAGATAAGACAATAGAAACGAAACTGCGTTCAAAAAATCCTCTTAATAGTAAAAATCCTAAATATCCAAAAATAACGCCACTCGCCCCAATATGAATGGTATAGGGAGAGCCGAATAACCACACTCCTAAACCACTAACAATCATGGTGATGAATGTGACTACAAAAAAGTCTTTAACATCCCGCAGCATCACAAACCAACCCAGTGTGATCAAGGGTAAAGTATTGGCGGCTAAAT
This genomic stretch from Planktothrix serta PCC 8927 harbors:
- a CDS encoding DUF1350 family protein, coding for MDWLFISGNWVLIPPRPQAIVHFLGGAFVATAPHLTYRCLLEELAQQGYAIVATPFVNTLDHTTIAQEVLWTFEDGLEDLYDRQLLKRRGLPIYGLGHSMGCKVHLLIGSLFPIERSGNVLMSFNNYAARQSIPLVEQLSQVMAVEFTPSPEETNRLVGDRYQIRRNLLIKFSKDTIDQTSNLHQILDQRFPGLTTLQKLNGDHQTPLGQNVSWSVGETFTPFDAIGQWMKQAVYQDLNQLKKQILYWLNPLMSV
- a CDS encoding tetratricopeptide repeat protein, with the translated sequence MINNRSVNTTRLSDKPHLLLSSDANLTQKKQISPSNDNPILPLSIAILDPPLEREIERYQQEIVQDPNSDLGYYNLAVALQKQELIDAALENYQRAIALNPQRINAYINLGLIWVQKENLSEAIQVFNQGLALFPDSAKLHHNLAHTYFKQGNIDAAIAGYLQAIQLQPDLKEAYLNVGKAFQKQGLHTVAIQYFKQLIQLEPESITAHSECAASLLQQDQLSEAMLHFKTIIELEQPFITAYCQSVEYLDGDDELDQARIACVKFIQALQHNPQSKEVNQYFAKINFHLGNTLAEYRNYPQAEYYYQKSIQADPDGIAPYLKLAQCFIHKKDLVSAAIYYHKALGINPDQPEIYQQLTEVLEQQKLDHKKHKLSNLKIKFSADFHQSEPTHPNCQGLDCPICLNRVFKRLKPTRLAEGIYDCSQPQDIPWESPPPSITIIPHGKAWIAPQKSWWNVCNAIAILNSKNELLTDLSRFYPTPLPGCETIDWKQHQIFSLEEFPPLEKISGSVAVLSGLSGNVYFHWMVDILPRFAILQQEKPDWQSIDWFLVNSIKAPFQRETLQKLGISESKIIESDRHPYIQAKQLIIPSFTGSVGWVTPEIINFHRQLFSSALSSSKNNYPERIFIRRNQAKYRQILNENDVIAYVSEWGVVPVELETLSVEEQACLFAHAKVIITPHGAGLTNLMFCRPETIVIELVSPHYIRHYYWVISQQLGLKHYYITGKEFPCYPLRQLMYQSPLIEDIYVKINTLEKILKILDPNLQDQTQIYSDSSPVKARGKPKERHKPSLIKPKIDLIDTAIISLDLQQIEQQTYQGSSRANMVTTSYNKNRNSFSEESSVRESKITNNLGNRLTSLDLFRLSKQENIMVEESDLLEIEITLKTAETYFEQKDYPQVVQECKRVIELDPNTVDAYHLLGKALQGLGQPEEALKWYQNVVNLKPNEAVAHGNLGNLYAQLKYWKLAIRSYQKAIKLQPNLALAHRNLGKVWSKIGKPEIAASCWYQAFSLEPENIKPEEHLSLGNILFRQGKINQAETCYRQALEGNSNPVEVYHNLGELFAAQGKWADAESFYQQAIKLNPKSFESYNSLGKVLVAQGKWEDVVSCYHQALELNPRLLLALQNLTQALLHHHKGVAGNSDYRQVLLLMAGNLPPQPILASPMRSANIISEVSTPKNAVNESISMQQAQEYYTQQQYESCLRLCQQLLQKSPQDIAVYKLLAKVFIKQEKLEKAKQCYQKAISLQPKNEELYLELGDIFAQDQQWQQAIACYQKAIIIQPQAQAYHQLSHLWQTLGRSENAEDCMYEALQLAPEKATLKDYLSLGNALWKRGQMTQAMICYRQVLDRDPQQIVAHQRLAQGLQQQNQLEAAIAHYKQAYQAAIQQKTEKNKSSLNPDFSPPSETAWLAETQALLGDIYAQQEQWQDAIVCYQEAVKLNPKLVSVQETLGDIWFEQQDWESAIIYYRQVVKLEPNAWRVYHKLGDTLREQGNLKEAVKAYRQATELAKKLID
- a CDS encoding rhomboid family intramembrane serine protease; this translates as MSNRTETSLTQELQSHILILGGIVALLWIIEIIDFFVFRGALNRLGIRPHHVQGLEGIFFAPFLHGNFRHLAANTLPLITLGWFVMLRDVKDFFVVTFITMIVSGLGVWLFGSPYTIHIGASGVIFGYLGFLLLRGFFERSFVSIVLSLLVGWLYGGLIWGVLPSQYGISWQGHLFGFIGGVFAAQMLAKSHRSKE
- a CDS encoding calcium-binding protein yields the protein MSLPCQNPTEPALIKTDPESKDGGFIIEGFIDKSNNLIGSLGSDQIVLGNEDDGACAGDEDDVILAFQGNDKLYGEDGNDTIYAGKGNDTIDGGGGDDFIFGDEGDDLIFGGDGNDVLFGNQGADSIIAGSGNDTVYAGKDNDTVDGGEGDDLLYGDLGDDVVSGGVGNDFIYGGEGQDSLMGGEGNDTLYGGKGQDTIIGGDGNDYLSGDKGNDSLIGGLGADTFSFVFTGESTPNSITKVFGLDTLTDFNVSEDEIFLDANLFNAISTQTDGSLQSGELTVIANFNPNNSLVAGNDNLVYDNVTGTLYYLDQQGQATPVIQMGTNLNLSDDNFRLI